A DNA window from Solanum lycopersicum chromosome 3, SLM_r2.1 contains the following coding sequences:
- the LOC138347400 gene encoding uncharacterized protein, translating into MRLGLEEETANAGAPPYGDQVPPLEEDASMEHAPVNPPPLTDENIRTVLLQMAQAITTRAQAATTQAQAMMAHVNQEVVPRPDQQVTTMDSRLRDFTQMNPPTFQGSKVEKDPQEFIDEVYKIFLAMGLSTSKKAELTTYQLKDVAQAWFVQWRDNRPLRGGHLTWEIFKKTFLDRFFPREMREAKVVEFINLHQGGISVHEYSLKFTKLSKYAPYLVFDPRDNMSRFMMEVSSQVPSNFPKVSGDRVSNPKFKKGKDIKSPTGKPTCGKCCKKHYSDCLKGTDNFFSCGKSGNKVRDCPNMRSLEKGSGQAQASGSSDAPNKNNFYALRSRGEQETSLDVVTDVLKVFSIDVYALLDPDATLSFVTSLVAKNFDILPDILYKPFIVCTQVGESIVAERMYKNCPMMLPNRVSYVELVELDMLDFNVILGMDWFHACFASIDCRTRWWSLTFQMNPL; encoded by the exons ATGCGGCTCGGACTTGAAGAGGAAACTGccaatgcgggagctcctccttatggtgatcaagttcctccgcTTGAAGAAGATGCTAGCATGGAGCATGCACCGgtcaatcctcctcctttgacagatGAGAATATAAGGACCGTTCTTCTTCAAATGGCCCAAGCTATCACAACTCGAGCACAAGCGGCCACGactcaagcccaagctatgatGGCCCACGTAAATCAGGAGGTTGTGCCCCGTCCTGAccaacaagtcactactatggaTTCCCGTCTAAGGGATTTCACTcagatgaatcctcctactttccAGGGTTCTAAGGTTGAGAaagacccccaagaattcatcGATGAAGTCTATAAGATATTTTTGGCTATGGGGTTGTCCACGAGCAAAAAGGCCGAGTTGaccacttatcaactcaaggacgtggCTCAAGCATGGTttgtgcaatggagggataataggcccTTGAGAGGTGGTCAtttgacttgggagatcttcaagaagacttttcttgatcggttctttcctagggaaaTGAGAGAGGCCAAAGTGgtagagttcatcaaccttcaccaAGGAGGTATAAGTGTtcatgaatactctttgaaattcactaaattgtcaaaatatgctccttatTTGGTTTTTGATCCTAGAGACAATATGAGTCGCTTTATGATGGAG GTTTCAAGTCAAGTCCCTTCCAATTTCCCAAAGGTTAGTGGTGATAGGGTTTCTAACCCTAAGTTCAAGAAGGGAAAAGATATTAAGTCACCAACCgggaagccaacttgtggaaagtgttgCAAGAAGCACTATAGTGATTGCCTTAAGGGGACGGATAATTTCTTTAGTTGTGGAAAGAGTGGGAACAAGGTGAGGGATTGTCCTAATATGAGGAGTTTAGAAAAGGGTAGTggccaagctcaagcaagtggttctagcGATGCTccaaacaaaaacaacttttatgctctccgctctaggggtgagcaagagacttctcttGACGTGGTGACCGATgtgttgaaagtcttctctattgatgtatatgccttacttgatcccgatgctactttatcatttgttacttCCCTAGTAGccaaaaattttgatattttacctgATATTTTGTATAAACCTTTTATAGTGTGTACTCAGGTGGGTGAGTCGATTGTTGCAGAAAGAATGTATAAAAATTGTCCTAtgatgttgcccaatagagtttcttatgttgaactagtagaactcgatatgcttgatttcaatgttatattgggtatggattggtttcatgcttgctttgcttcaattgattgtaggacaaggtGGTggagtttaactttccaaatgaacccgttgtag
- the LOC101253064 gene encoding uncharacterized protein — protein MGICNSCESTSVATAKIILQDGRLQEFSYPIKAWYLLQKDPTIFICNSDEMEFGDKISAINAEEELQLGQLYFAMPLKRLKSRLGAEEMAALAVKASSALKRTSSSNKLFVFSQQKNCDRVTRNGDDGDSGRRRGKKTAKLSVIPE, from the coding sequence ATGGGTATATGCAATTCTTGTGAATCCACATCTGTTGCGACCGCGAAAATAATACTACAAGACGGAAGATTACAAGAGTTTTCTTATCCAATAAAAGCTTGGTATCTCTTACAAAAAGATCCAACTATTTTCATCTGTAACTCCGATGAAATGGAATTTGGAGATAAGATTTCCGCCATAAATGCAGAAGAAGAACTTCAATTGGGTCAATTGTATTTCGCTATGCCTTTGAAGAGGCTAAAGAGTAGACTTGGGGCTGAAGAAATGGCAGCATTAGCTGTGAAGGCGAGTTCTGCATTAAAGAGAActagtagtagtaataaattGTTTGTATTTTCTCAACAAAAGAATTGTGATAGAGTGACAAGGAACGGCGATGACGGTGATAGTgggagaagaagaggaaaaaagaCGGCGAAGTTGAGTGTAATACCAGAATAa
- the LOC109119815 gene encoding uncharacterized protein: MVRTRATTTSTPTPARQETTEPATGAVARGRTAARGRGRGRGRTSSRGRGRTPSPSNTRAMTPPPTEEVIREGEDGETEQVQNEEMPPQPTPEMINQVLAYLSGLSDQGQAPPVFSAPTPPVSEVQHAATMAPRMDVPLDIGTFPRLTTGPIMTNDQHELFSKFLKLKPPVFKGAESEDAYDFLVDCHELLHKMGIVERFGVEFVSYQFQGKAKMWWRSHIECQPIEAPPMTWASFSSLFMEKYIPRTLRDRKRDEFLRLEQGRMSVNAYEAKFCALSRYPTQLCFSPQEWIRRFVKGLRSELRILALQIAATAKSFQEVVDFVIEVEGVKPDDFTTTSISKRFRKGGEFSGSYTKGQGSGSYAFRPIQSSLQTVVGGPPPTGQHFSERPMHEPRECYGCGEIGHIKRYCPKQSYRPQNVRGRAGHGRGRYSGGRGGRGNGGHQNGRGDGKTGATTAPQGRGNGQMNDRAHCYAFPGRSEAEASDAVITGNLLVCDCMASVLFDPGSTFSYVSSSFANGLNLHCELLDMPIRVSTPVGESVVVEKVYRSCLVNFVGSNTYVDLVILEMDDFDVILGMTWLSPQFAILDCNAKTVTLAKPGIDPLVWEGDYTSNPVRIVSFLRAKKMISKGCLAFLAHLKDDTTQVPSIESVSVVREFLDVFPADLPGMPPDRDIDFCIDLEPGTRPISIPPYRMAPAELRELKAQLQELLNKGFIRPSASP; this comes from the coding sequence atggttagaactagagcaacgactacgtcaacaccaacaccggccagacaagaaacaactgagccagccactggggctgtggctcgaggaagaacagcggcgaggggccgtggaagaggtcgtgggaggacgtcttctaggggaagaggacgaacacctagcccatctaaTACTAGGGcaatgactcctccaccgactgaggaagtaataagagaaggggaggatggggaaactgaacaagtgcaaaatgaggaaatgccaccccagcctaccccagagatgatcaatcaggttctggcttatcttagcgggttatctgatcaaggtcaggcacctccagtgttttctgcgccaacacctccggtttcagaagtacaacatgcggctactatggctccccgcatggatgttccattggacataggcacatttccacgtctgactactgggcctataatgacaaatgatcagcatgaacttttcagtaagttcttgaaattgaaacctccagtcttcaagggtgcggaatctgaggatgcttacgattttctggttgactgtcatgagctactacacaagatgggtatagtagaacggtttggtgttgagttcgtgagttatcagtttcaagggaaagccaaaatgtggtggcggtcacatatcgagtgtcaaccaatagaggcaccacctatgacttgggcctcattctctagtttgtttatggagaagtatatcccccggactttgagggataggaaaagggatgagttcttgagactagagcaaggtaggatgtcggttaatgcttatgaggctaagttttgtgcactatccagatatcccactcaactctgtttcagtcctcaagagtggattcgccggtttgtgaaggggttgaggtcagaattgcggattttggccttacagatagcggcaacggcaaaatccttccaagaagtggtagactttgtgatagaagtggaaggagtgaagccagacgacttcaccacaacatcgatatcaaaaaggtttcgaaagggaggtgagtttagtggttcttacactaaaggacagggttcgggaagttacgcatttcgacccattcagtcttcactacagactgtagttgggggtccacctccgaccggtcaacacttctctgagagacctatgcatgaacccagagagtgctatggatgtggggagattggacatattaagagatattgtccaaaacagagttacagacctcaaaatgttagaggtagagctggtcatggcagaggccgttattctggaggacgtggtggtcgaggaaatggtggtcaccaaaacggccgaggtgatgggaaaactggagccactacagcaccacaaggtaggggcaatggacagatgaacgatagggcccattgttacgctttccctgggcggtctgaagcggaggcatctgatgctgtcatcacaggtaatcttttggtttgtgattgcatggcttctgtattgtttgatcctggatccacattttcttatgtatcttcctcatttgctaatggtctaaatttacattgtgaattacttgatatgcctattcgtgtctctactccggtgggtgagtctgtggtagttgaaaaggtatataggtcttgtttggtaaactttgtggggagcaacacttatgtagatttggttatcttagaaatggatgattttgacgtgattctgggtatgacttggctttctccgcaatttgcaatcttggattgtaatgctaaaacggtgacgttagccaagcctgggatagacccgttagtgtgggagggtgactacacttccaatccggtccgcatcgtctcctttcttcgtgctaagaaaatgattagtaaagggtgtttagctttcttggcacatctcaaggatgacactacccaagtaccttctattgagtcggtttcagtagttcgtgagtttctggatgtgttccctgcagatcttcctggtatgccaccggatagggatattgacttctgtattgatcttgaacccggtactcgccccatttctatacccccttatagaatggctcccgcggagttaagagagttaaaagcacaacttcaagagttattgaacaaaggcttcattagaccaagtgcatctccttag